The region CGCATATTTTGTACTGGCTGGGCCGCAAAGAAGAGGCTCTGGAATGGCAGACGAAAGCCGTGAAAAAAGAAAAAGAACGTAACTCCCCAATGGTAGGGTCGCTCGAAGAATCGCTGAAAAAGATGAAAGCCGGGACATTGTAATAAAACCACATCGGTAGTTTCTAAAGGGGTAAGCCAAACAGCTTGCCCCTTTTTCGTTACTTTGATGTATGAACTACATTGAACTCCAACTGCGCCTGTCGCCCGACTATACCGATATCCTCACCGCTGAACTCGCCGAACTGGGGTACGAGTCATTTGTCGAAACCGACGAAGGGGTGAATGCGTACATTATAGAGCCTGATTTCAACGAGAACGCCATTCCTGAATTGATTGCGAAATACGCCGACCAAACTGCAATAGCCTACGAAGTCAATTCGTTAGAAAAGCGAAACTGGAACGCCGAGTGGGAGAGAGGTTATGAGCCGATAGAAGTTGCCGACCAGGTCCGGGTCCGGGCGTCCTTCCACGAGTCGGATGCCCGGTTTCGTTACGACATTGTCATTAACCCGAAAATGTCGTTTGGGACGGGCCACCACGAAACTACCGCCATGATGATGGAACAGCAGCTTGGCTTCGATTTTTCGGGTAAGTCGGTGCTCGATGTGGGAAGTGGAACCGGCATTCTGGCGATTCTGGCTGCGAAGATGGGCGCTGAAAACGTACTGGCGTTTGATATTGAAGAGTGGGCCGTTGAGAACGCCCGCGAAAATGCCGAACTGAACAGTTGCCCGCAAGTCACGGTGTTTCAGGGGACGATTGCTGATGTCAACCCTACAAGTCAATATGAGATTGTGCTGGCCAATATCAACCGAAACGTTCTATTGGCCGAAATACCCACCTATACAAGCTTGTTAACACAAAACGGCCAGTTGGTCGTCAGTGGGTTTTATGAACACGATGCTGCCGATATTGAGCAAAAAGCCGCCGAGTCCGGACTGGCATTGACAAACCGGCTAACAACGAATCAATGGACTTCTTTGTCATTTAATAAACGTTGATGGGAACGTAAACCTATAAGGTTTCAGAGCCCTTATAGGTTTACGTTCCCATCAACTATGAGCAATATGAATCGGATACAGTACAGCTTTATTGTTGCTTTCCTGGGTATTACCACCTCCTTTGGGCAGGCGGTTCGGCTTTCGGATAAACCCGATCAGTTTATGCCCGAGGTGCAAAAACTGATGGCTACGGGCGGGCCGGTGGCGGTGCGGGCGGGTACGAACCTGCAATCGCTCTGGTCGGAGAACAAACTGTCGGCGCAGCAACAGGAGCGCGTGATGGCACTCAGCCGGAAGATGAACCAGAAACGGCTTCCGGCAGCGACGCATTTTACGCCCTTCTTCGAGTCGGTCTATCTGGCTGCTCAACACCCGTCGGGCGGTAATGTCGATGGGATTCTCACCATTGCCGAAAAACTGTTCGACGCCAACGACCCCAAAACCTTCGCCCGAAGCCTCGAAACGACCCGCCGGTTTATGGAGCGTCAGGAGTTGTATGCCGGTTCGTATAACAAGCTTTACGCGCTGGGCGGCTCGTACCAGTTCCGGTATGTCGACAATGTACAGATAGCCAACAAACCCGACGCCATCAAAACCCCCGCCGATTCGATTGCTGCCGCGAAAGCAGCTGCCGAACGGTCCCGCTTCGACGGCTGGGACACGCCTGCTGTTGATTCGACCATGCCGCGCCAGCTGGGGCCGCAATACATTCCGCAGCGTCGGCCTATTCCGTCGGTTTCCGGGGCTGTAATTAGCCTGAAAGATGTCTCGCTGGCCATGATTGCCAATGGCGATTCGGCCGTGCTGGCGAATACCAGTGGTGATCTAATGCTGAAAGACGGCACACTGGTAGGGCAGGGGGGCAAGTTCACCTGGGCCACCGCCGGTCGGCCGGACATTTTCGTGACCCTGAGCGACTACGCGCTCATCACCATGAATCCGCGCCTACAGGCCGATGATGTAACGCTGACCTACGGTAACAGCAAGCCCATTAAAGGTGTTTTTGAATATGTCAGCAAGA is a window of Spirosoma linguale DSM 74 DNA encoding:
- a CDS encoding ribosomal L11 methyltransferase (PFAM: ribosomal L11 methyltransferase; methyltransferase small~KEGG: hypothetical protein), translating into MNYIELQLRLSPDYTDILTAELAELGYESFVETDEGVNAYIIEPDFNENAIPELIAKYADQTAIAYEVNSLEKRNWNAEWERGYEPIEVADQVRVRASFHESDARFRYDIVINPKMSFGTGHHETTAMMMEQQLGFDFSGKSVLDVGSGTGILAILAAKMGAENVLAFDIEEWAVENARENAELNSCPQVTVFQGTIADVNPTSQYEIVLANINRNVLLAEIPTYTSLLTQNGQLVVSGFYEHDAADIEQKAAESGLALTNRLTTNQWTSLSFNKR